A genomic region of Leptolyngbya sp. NIES-2104 contains the following coding sequences:
- a CDS encoding esterase-like activity of phytase family protein, with amino-acid sequence MRRWISWFAMLLCVLGLTGCSLPRVTAEDRLFLPLSIEFLGSYTLTDKQFKDTTVGGLSGITYDRKKDLYYVVSDDRSDRQPARFYTVKLQIDQNALQSVDVQNVTTLTDENGQPYGKNKIDPEGIALSPLGSVFISSEGAVKEEVPAFIGEFDLQTGKLKRKLTLPESYSPDAKIIGQTRGIQDNRAFESLTLNAGASTAPPAEPFRLFSVVEAPLVQDLELPNTKESLMNRMLHYQLWEGRSTLISEHAYPLDPKPTGMIDHGLSEFLSIDQGGHFLSLERSFGLAGFRIKLFQVTTGTASDISTFGTLRNAQMKPAAKELLLDLNQLGTRLDNLEGMTIGARFPDGSHSLVMVSDDNFNNLGQITQFLLFKIKGLKG; translated from the coding sequence ATGCGCCGTTGGATTTCTTGGTTTGCTATGCTGCTCTGTGTTTTGGGCTTAACAGGGTGCAGTTTGCCGCGTGTGACCGCAGAGGATCGATTGTTTTTGCCGCTGTCGATCGAGTTTCTCGGTAGCTATACTCTCACCGATAAGCAGTTCAAAGATACAACAGTTGGGGGACTCTCAGGGATTACGTACGATCGCAAAAAAGACCTTTATTACGTCGTTTCGGACGATCGTAGCGATCGACAACCTGCCCGGTTTTATACAGTGAAATTGCAGATTGATCAGAACGCGCTTCAATCGGTTGATGTGCAGAATGTCACGACTTTGACCGATGAGAATGGTCAACCTTACGGGAAAAACAAAATTGACCCGGAAGGAATTGCACTTTCGCCGCTTGGTTCTGTGTTCATTTCGAGTGAAGGAGCGGTGAAAGAAGAGGTTCCAGCGTTCATCGGAGAGTTTGATCTGCAAACTGGGAAACTGAAGCGGAAACTGACCCTACCGGAATCGTACTCGCCGGATGCAAAGATTATTGGGCAGACTCGTGGTATTCAGGATAATCGAGCGTTTGAATCACTGACTTTGAATGCTGGGGCTTCGACGGCTCCACCTGCTGAACCGTTTCGATTGTTTAGTGTGGTTGAGGCTCCTTTAGTTCAAGATCTGGAATTGCCGAATACCAAGGAAAGCTTGATGAATCGGATGCTGCATTATCAGCTTTGGGAAGGACGATCAACACTTATTTCTGAACACGCTTACCCGTTAGATCCGAAACCGACTGGGATGATCGACCATGGATTGAGTGAATTTTTATCGATCGACCAAGGCGGACATTTTTTAAGTCTAGAGCGATCGTTTGGATTAGCTGGATTTCGGATCAAACTTTTTCAAGTGACCACCGGAACCGCAAGTGATATCTCGACATTTGGGACACTCCGCAACGCACAGATGAAACCTGCGGCAAAGGAACTGTTACTGGATCTCAATCAGTTGGGGACGCGGTTGGATAACTTGGAAGGAATGACGATCGGCGCACGATTTCCAGATGGGTCACATAGTTTGGTGATGGTTAGCGACGATAACTTTAACAATTTGGGACAGATTACTCAGTTTTTGCTGTTCAAAATTAAAGGTCTGAAAGGTTGA
- a CDS encoding chromophore lyase CpcT/CpeT, translating into MTHSTDIATLARWMAADFSNQQQAFENPPMYAHIRVCMRPLPKEVLGGMGFFIEQAYDYMLNDPYRLRVLKLIEKNDRIEIENYQVRDEKKFYGASRDLNRLKELNADQLEKLPGCNMIVEWTGQGFKGQVEPGKACMVTRKGKETYLDSEFEIDAERFTSLDRGRDPETDEHVWGSVAGPFDFVRWASFADEVQV; encoded by the coding sequence ATGACACACTCTACCGATATTGCAACATTGGCACGTTGGATGGCAGCTGATTTTAGCAATCAGCAACAAGCATTTGAAAATCCGCCGATGTATGCTCACATTCGCGTCTGTATGCGACCATTGCCGAAAGAAGTGCTGGGTGGAATGGGTTTCTTTATCGAGCAGGCGTATGACTATATGTTGAATGATCCGTATCGGTTGCGGGTGCTGAAACTAATCGAGAAGAACGATCGCATTGAGATTGAGAACTATCAAGTGCGCGATGAGAAGAAGTTTTACGGGGCATCACGCGATTTGAATCGATTAAAGGAATTGAACGCGGATCAATTAGAGAAACTTCCAGGATGCAACATGATTGTGGAATGGACGGGGCAGGGTTTTAAAGGACAAGTCGAACCAGGAAAGGCTTGTATGGTGACGCGCAAAGGGAAAGAGACTTACTTGGATAGTGAATTTGAGATTGATGCAGAGCGGTTTACGAGTCTCGATCGAGGACGCGACCCTGAAACCGATGAACATGTTTGGGGATCGGTGGCGGGACCGTTTGACTTTGTGCGGTGGGCGAGTTTTGCGGATGAAGTGCAAGTTTAG
- a CDS encoding NAD-dependent epimerase/dehydratase family protein, whose protein sequence is MKVLVIGGDGYCGWATALYLSNRGHEVGILDSLVRRHWDNELCIDTLTPIAPIKQRLQRWKDLTGKQIDLFIGDITNYEFLNKSMEQFQPDAIVHFGEQRSAPFSMIDREHAVLTQVNNVVGTLNLLYIMKEKFPDCHLVKLGTMGEYGTPNIDIEEGYITIEHNGRKDTLPYPKQPGSMYHLSKVHDSHNIHFACRIWGLRATDLNQGIVYGVLTEETGMDEMLINRLDYDGVFGTALNRFCIQAAIGHPLTVYGKGGQTRGFLDIRDTVRCVELALETPANPGEFRVFNQFTELFGVGEIANLVQKAGSAMGLKVEVQSFDNPRIEKEEHYFNAKNTNLLDLGLQPHYLSDSLLDSLLNFAIKYKGRVDNDEILPKVTWKR, encoded by the coding sequence ATGAAAGTCCTAGTTATTGGTGGTGATGGCTATTGTGGTTGGGCAACCGCGCTCTACTTGTCCAATCGGGGTCATGAGGTTGGTATTTTAGATAGCTTGGTGCGGCGGCATTGGGACAATGAATTGTGTATTGATACACTGACCCCGATCGCGCCGATTAAACAACGGCTGCAACGCTGGAAAGACCTTACAGGCAAACAGATCGATCTTTTTATTGGCGATATTACGAACTACGAATTTCTCAACAAATCAATGGAGCAGTTTCAACCGGATGCGATCGTGCATTTCGGTGAACAGCGATCGGCTCCATTTTCAATGATCGATCGTGAACATGCGGTGCTCACTCAGGTCAATAACGTCGTCGGAACGCTCAATCTGCTCTACATCATGAAAGAGAAGTTCCCCGATTGTCATTTGGTCAAGCTCGGTACGATGGGCGAATATGGGACACCGAACATCGATATCGAAGAAGGTTACATTACGATCGAACATAACGGACGCAAAGATACACTCCCATATCCGAAACAACCGGGTAGTATGTATCACCTGAGCAAAGTGCATGACTCGCACAATATTCACTTTGCCTGTCGCATCTGGGGCTTACGGGCAACCGATTTGAACCAAGGCATCGTTTACGGGGTTCTGACCGAAGAAACCGGAATGGACGAAATGCTGATTAATCGTCTCGATTACGATGGTGTGTTCGGAACAGCGCTGAATCGATTCTGCATTCAAGCTGCGATCGGACATCCGCTAACAGTTTATGGAAAAGGTGGACAAACTCGCGGATTTTTGGACATTCGGGATACGGTTCGCTGTGTGGAATTGGCGCTTGAAACTCCGGCTAATCCGGGTGAATTCCGCGTGTTCAACCAGTTTACTGAACTATTCGGAGTGGGCGAAATCGCGAACTTGGTGCAGAAGGCTGGAAGCGCCATGGGCTTAAAAGTTGAAGTGCAGAGCTTTGACAATCCGCGCATCGAGAAAGAAGAACATTACTTCAATGCGAAGAACACCAATCTATTAGATTTGGGACTGCAACCGCACTATCTATCAGATTCGTTGTTGGATTCGTTGTTGAACTTTGCAATTAAGTACAAAGGTCGCGTAGACAATGATGAGATTCTGCCGAAAGTGACCTGGAAACGGTAA
- a CDS encoding glycosyltransferase family 1 protein: protein MRIALFTETFLPKVDGIVTRLKHTVDHLQRQGNDVLIFSPDGGLTEYKGAKIYGVSGFPLPLYPELKLALPRPAIGDEISRFKPDLIHIVNPAVLGLAGLFYSKLYSIPLVASYHTHLPEYLQHYGLGALEGLLWELLKAGHNQAVINLCTSTAMMQALSEHGIERVNLWQRGVDTETFQPHLASLEMRSRLSQGHPEDPLLLYVGRLSAEKEVDQIKPVLESIPNARLALVGDGPNRQTLEKHFAGTNTNFVGYLGGQELASAFASADAFVFPSRTETLGLVLLEAMAAGCPVVAARSGGIPDIVEDGVNGYLFDPTDEKGAIAATQLLLSRPEEREQLRQNARTEAERWSWSAATKQLENYYENVLEKSKMTCAR, encoded by the coding sequence ATGCGAATTGCTTTATTTACAGAAACGTTTCTGCCAAAAGTTGATGGTATTGTGACTCGGTTAAAACATACGGTTGATCATCTCCAGAGACAGGGCAATGATGTTCTGATCTTTTCACCGGATGGCGGTTTGACTGAGTACAAAGGTGCAAAAATTTACGGCGTTTCAGGGTTTCCGCTGCCGTTGTATCCAGAATTGAAGTTAGCATTACCGCGACCTGCGATCGGGGATGAAATTTCTCGTTTCAAACCGGATCTGATTCATATTGTGAATCCTGCTGTTTTAGGATTAGCAGGACTGTTTTACAGCAAGCTCTACAGCATTCCGTTAGTCGCTTCTTATCACACACATTTACCCGAATATCTTCAACACTATGGGTTAGGGGCTTTGGAAGGGTTGCTCTGGGAATTGCTCAAAGCGGGACACAATCAAGCTGTGATTAATCTTTGCACGTCAACCGCAATGATGCAGGCGTTGAGCGAACATGGAATCGAACGGGTGAATCTTTGGCAGCGGGGCGTGGATACGGAAACGTTTCAGCCGCATTTAGCCAGTTTGGAAATGCGATCGCGCCTTTCTCAAGGTCATCCCGAAGATCCGCTCTTGCTCTATGTCGGTCGATTGTCGGCGGAAAAAGAAGTCGATCAAATTAAACCTGTGCTCGAATCGATTCCGAATGCTCGATTGGCATTGGTGGGAGATGGTCCCAATCGCCAAACGTTAGAAAAGCATTTTGCGGGAACGAATACGAACTTTGTCGGTTACTTGGGGGGTCAAGAATTAGCTTCTGCGTTTGCGTCTGCCGATGCGTTTGTGTTTCCGTCTCGGACTGAGACATTAGGGCTAGTTTTGCTTGAAGCAATGGCGGCAGGATGTCCGGTAGTGGCGGCGCGATCAGGTGGCATTCCCGATATTGTCGAAGATGGGGTGAATGGGTATTTATTTGATCCAACTGATGAAAAGGGCGCGATCGCGGCAACGCAATTATTGTTATCTCGCCCTGAAGAACGTGAACAACTCCGACAAAATGCCCGAACCGAAGCGGAGCGCTGGAGTTGGTCAGCCGCTACTAAACAATTGGAGAACTATTACGAAAACGTTTTAGAAAAATCGAAGATGACTTGTGCTCGATGA
- the rlmD gene encoding 23S rRNA (uracil(1939)-C(5))-methyltransferase RlmD — MPPELETIEATWKQGELLEVTIVDLSDRGDGVGRAGSRVVFVPDTVTGDRAIVRLMHVKPNFAHAKIHELLEASPYGVRPSCIVADKCGGCQWQHVDYEYQLEAKRNQVVQALARIGGFDQAVVDPVFNVSEPLHYRNKATYPLGVSQHRQVQAGYYQKGTHQIVNLNQCPIQDERLNPFLAEIKQDIQRQGWRVYDEKYHRGQLRHLSLRIGQRTGEVLLTLITTDPELPNLESQAQEWLERYPNLVGVSINLQRDRTNTIFGTETYCIAGQPFLSEQFAGLTFHIRADTFFQVHTEQAEALLFAIVEQLKLQGNETFVDAYCGIGTMTLPIAQRVKTAIGIEIQPEAIEQAQQNATLNGIENVSFEVGSVEKVLQSLSVEPDLVMLDPPRKGCDGIVLETLRQQKPKQIVYVSCNPATLARDLKLLCADNAYQLTRVQPADFFPQTAHVECAAFLKRVEE; from the coding sequence GTGCCTCCAGAGTTAGAGACAATTGAAGCGACGTGGAAACAAGGCGAACTGCTTGAAGTGACGATCGTGGATTTAAGCGATCGCGGCGATGGTGTGGGACGTGCCGGATCGCGTGTGGTGTTTGTGCCGGATACCGTGACAGGCGATCGTGCGATCGTCCGTTTGATGCACGTGAAGCCGAATTTCGCTCATGCAAAGATCCATGAACTCCTTGAAGCTTCTCCGTATGGGGTTCGTCCTAGTTGTATCGTGGCGGATAAGTGTGGCGGGTGTCAGTGGCAGCACGTCGATTATGAATATCAGCTTGAGGCGAAACGCAATCAGGTTGTGCAAGCGTTGGCGCGAATCGGAGGATTTGATCAAGCAGTGGTTGATCCGGTTTTCAATGTTAGTGAACCGCTACACTACCGCAATAAAGCGACTTATCCGCTGGGAGTCTCGCAACATCGACAAGTACAGGCAGGATACTATCAGAAAGGCACTCATCAGATTGTGAACCTTAATCAGTGTCCGATTCAGGATGAGCGCTTAAATCCATTTTTAGCTGAGATTAAACAAGACATTCAGCGGCAAGGATGGCGGGTTTACGATGAGAAATATCATCGGGGACAATTGCGACATTTGTCTTTGAGAATTGGACAGCGAACCGGTGAAGTTTTACTCACCTTGATCACGACTGATCCAGAGTTGCCGAACTTAGAATCTCAAGCGCAGGAATGGTTAGAGCGTTATCCGAATTTAGTGGGCGTGTCGATCAATCTGCAACGCGATCGCACAAACACAATCTTTGGTACAGAAACATACTGCATTGCAGGTCAGCCCTTCTTGAGCGAACAGTTTGCAGGGTTAACTTTTCACATTCGAGCCGATACCTTCTTCCAAGTGCATACCGAACAAGCAGAAGCGCTGTTATTCGCGATTGTGGAACAATTGAAATTACAAGGGAATGAAACCTTTGTTGATGCTTATTGTGGGATTGGCACGATGACATTACCGATCGCGCAACGAGTCAAAACTGCGATCGGAATCGAAATTCAACCCGAAGCGATCGAGCAGGCACAACAAAATGCAACTCTAAACGGCATCGAAAATGTCAGTTTTGAAGTGGGATCTGTGGAAAAAGTACTGCAATCTCTTTCTGTTGAACCGGATTTAGTCATGCTTGATCCGCCCCGTAAAGGATGTGATGGCATTGTTTTAGAAACGCTCCGACAACAGAAACCTAAACAGATTGTTTACGTCAGTTGTAACCCTGCAACACTTGCGAGAGACTTAAAACTGTTGTGCGCGGATAATGCGTATCAACTCACACGAGTACAACCTGCGGACTTTTTCCCGCAAACGGCTCATGTCGAATGTGCAGCATTTCTGAAACGGGTGGAGGAGTAA
- the lpxD gene encoding UDP-3-O-(3-hydroxymyristoyl)glucosamine N-acyltransferase, whose product MRFQDLVEKLGISVTSSSDTPELEITGVSAIADATPNTLTYAESTKYIEQLKATQASAVILPANETLQGIAIDRGLAWIVVSQPRLVFASAIALFYQPYKPAPRIHPTAVIDPSAQIGESVSIGAHVVIESGVKVGNHVCIHPNVVVYPDVVIGDRTVLHANCTIQERSQIGADCVIHSGAVIGSEGFGFVPTREGWLKMEQAGYTVLEDGVEIGCNSAVDRPAVGETRIGRNTKLDNFVQIGHGVKVGEACAFAAQVGIAGGSTIGNRVILAGQVGVGNEAKMGDGSIASARTGVHSDVKSGVTVSGYPAVEHRTFLRAWALYTRLPEMYQAIKQIQKRLDES is encoded by the coding sequence ATGCGGTTTCAGGATTTGGTTGAAAAACTGGGCATATCAGTCACCAGTAGCAGTGACACACCGGAATTAGAAATTACTGGCGTGAGCGCGATCGCAGATGCCACTCCAAATACGCTAACGTATGCAGAAAGCACGAAATACATTGAGCAATTGAAAGCAACACAGGCGAGCGCAGTGATTCTGCCTGCGAATGAAACATTGCAAGGAATTGCAATCGATCGCGGTTTAGCGTGGATTGTGGTTTCTCAGCCGCGATTGGTGTTTGCAAGTGCGATCGCGCTTTTTTACCAACCCTACAAGCCTGCGCCTCGAATTCATCCCACTGCTGTTATCGATCCATCTGCTCAGATTGGCGAATCAGTTTCGATTGGTGCTCATGTTGTCATTGAATCGGGTGTTAAAGTTGGCAATCACGTTTGTATTCATCCGAATGTTGTTGTTTATCCGGATGTAGTGATTGGCGATCGTACAGTCCTTCATGCAAACTGCACCATTCAAGAACGGAGTCAAATCGGTGCGGATTGTGTGATCCATTCCGGTGCAGTGATTGGATCAGAGGGATTCGGGTTTGTGCCGACTCGTGAAGGCTGGCTGAAAATGGAACAAGCGGGCTACACCGTGTTAGAAGATGGGGTCGAAATTGGCTGCAATTCAGCAGTCGATCGTCCTGCCGTTGGAGAAACTCGCATCGGACGCAATACTAAGCTCGACAACTTCGTGCAGATTGGACACGGCGTGAAAGTTGGGGAAGCTTGCGCGTTTGCGGCTCAGGTTGGAATTGCAGGCGGATCGACGATCGGGAATCGGGTGATTTTAGCGGGGCAGGTTGGAGTCGGAAACGAGGCGAAAATGGGAGATGGCTCGATCGCTTCTGCTAGAACGGGCGTTCATAGCGATGTGAAATCTGGTGTCACGGTGTCCGGCTATCCTGCGGTTGAACATCGAACATTTCTGAGAGCTTGGGCGCTCTACACTCGATTACCTGAGATGTATCAAGCGATTAAGCAGATTCAGAAGCGATTAGATGAATCTTGA
- a CDS encoding cation diffusion facilitator family transporter, producing the protein MPMIAPHSVNCSCPVHDPRTKQRQLLSALIVVGIFAGVEGAIGVSSHSLALVAEAGHLVSDCFALVLALLATRIAQSPMQWGWIGENTVSVKPSRSPETWAALLNGFGLVLVSLWIIWEAIERFQTASPEISSLPMLITAIVGLIVNGINITILHQGSDHDLNLRAAFLHVVADALGAIGVIFAAIAVAVFHWMWADGAISLAIAVLILVSTIPLIRQSLQELRRS; encoded by the coding sequence ATGCCGATGATCGCTCCTCATTCTGTGAACTGTTCCTGTCCCGTCCACGATCCCCGAACTAAACAGCGTCAGCTTTTATCGGCGCTAATTGTGGTAGGGATTTTTGCAGGTGTAGAAGGTGCGATCGGCGTATCGAGTCACAGTCTGGCACTGGTTGCAGAGGCAGGACATCTCGTTTCCGATTGTTTTGCATTGGTGTTAGCACTACTCGCGACCCGAATCGCCCAATCTCCGATGCAGTGGGGTTGGATTGGCGAAAATACGGTTTCCGTTAAACCCAGTCGATCGCCGGAAACCTGGGCAGCACTATTGAATGGATTTGGACTCGTTCTCGTCTCGCTGTGGATTATTTGGGAAGCGATCGAGCGGTTCCAAACTGCAAGCCCTGAAATTTCCAGCTTACCGATGTTGATTACCGCGATCGTTGGTCTGATTGTCAACGGCATCAACATCACGATTCTGCACCAAGGCAGCGACCACGATTTGAACTTACGAGCGGCATTTCTGCATGTCGTTGCTGATGCGTTGGGAGCAATTGGCGTGATTTTTGCCGCGATCGCGGTTGCAGTCTTTCATTGGATGTGGGCGGATGGTGCGATTAGTTTAGCGATCGCGGTTCTGATTTTAGTTTCAACGATTCCCCTGATTCGCCAGAGTCTTCAAGAACTGCGCCGCTCCTGA